One genomic segment of Scylla paramamosain isolate STU-SP2022 chromosome 9, ASM3559412v1, whole genome shotgun sequence includes these proteins:
- the LOC135103583 gene encoding cellular tumor antigen p53-like isoform X2, whose protein sequence is MSYFPHHQGNDMAENQQESEPLLDDDDYELLRCDSLLARVGSNNFASLLDNSTPPIVVNEELKPQEIQPPPQDQPQTQQQEAADIQLIINSALSMENGIILPSSELPWDQTENWQNLEDVTLDTTTQGAQVLQCDTPVGPCDGNSHTSFIPDSSPNSHVPSLQSWPGQYDFKISLPIGNKDRNKWCYSMLQNKVYLCPLIAVPIHVKLLQWFDASITITPVFKESRHRVEAVMPCFNCKNKVNSDVADHLVMVEGQECVYKQVNERYVVSVPLHPPPPGEVTSTLLVKLSCLQSCIGGPNRRPFCLVFTLHDSSGNVVGRQVLDLKCCRCPSRDMLNEDKAEQKRQRPSQPINDFHQLDRVQALKRSAAPVATTGEKKKRFNIKMEPGTENRYRSVTVPVEFVGKVKTYINSLIAEDYIRRNQPNILLFSEDEL, encoded by the exons ATGAGTTACTTTCCTCACCATCAG GGTAACGACATGGCCGAAAATCAGCAGGAGTCCGAGCCTCTGCTGGACGATGATGATTATGAACTACTTCGCTGTGACTCCCTGTTGGCGCGAGTGGGCTCTAACAACTTTGCCTCGCTCCTTGATAACTCCACCCCTCCCATCGTTGTGAATGAGGAATTGAAACCCCAGGAGATCCAGCCACCACCTCAGGATCAGCCTCAGACTCAGCAGCAAGAGGCAGCTGATATCCAGCTTATCATTAACAGCGCCCTGTCAATGGAAAATGGCATCATACTTCCATCGAGTGAACTTCCTTGGGATCAAACTGAAAACTGGCAAAATCTAGAGGATGTTACA CTGGACACCACCACCCAAGGCGCTCAAGTTTTGCAGTGTGATACTCCTGTGGGTCCATGTGATGGCAATAGCCACACTTCTTTTATACCTGACAGCTCACCTAACAGCCATGTGCCTTCCCTCCAGAGCTGGCCTGGCCAGTATGACTTTAAGATATCTCTCCCAATtggaaataaagatagaaacaaG TGGTGCTATAGCATGCTGCAGAATAAGGTGTACCTGTGTCCCCTCATTGCTGTGCCAATACATGTGAAACTTCTGCAGTGGTTTGATGCATCCATCACAATCACCCCAGTCTTCAAGGAAAGTCGCCATCGTGTAGAGGCTGTGATGCCCTGCTTCAATTGCAAAAATAAAG TAAACAGTGATGTTGCTGACCACCTGGTCATGGTAGAAGGACAGGAATGTGTGTACAAGCAAGTCAATGAACGCTATGTGGTGTCGGTtcctctccaccctcctccacctGGAGAAGTAACCTCTACATTACTGGTGAAACTGTCATGCCTCCAGTCATGTATTGGGGGACCCAACAGGAGACCTTTTTGTCTTGTGTTTACCCTACACGACAG CTCTGGGAATGTCGTTGGGCGTCAGGTGCTGGATTTGAAGTGCTGCAGGTGCCCATCACGAGACATGCTGAATGAAGATAAGGCTGAACAAAAACGTCAGCGTCCTTCGCAGCCCATTAACGACTTTCATCAGCTGGATCGTGTTCAA GCACTCAAGAGATCAGCAGCACCTGTTGCAACAACTGGTGAAAAGAAGAAGCGTTTCAACATCAAGATGGAGCCTGGAACAGAAAACCGCTACAGATCTGTGACA gtTCCAGTGGAGTTTGTTGGCAAAGTGAAAACATACATTAACAGTCTCATTGCTGAGGACTATATCCGTCGAAACCAGCCCAACATTCTTCTGTTTTCTGAAGATGAGCTTTAA
- the LOC135103583 gene encoding cellular tumor antigen p53-like isoform X1, translating into MRPATKRFGNSGDVSQCVLMESKGRVVLQPVSGKKYFLYTPAANHPPTGGANKGNDMAENQQESEPLLDDDDYELLRCDSLLARVGSNNFASLLDNSTPPIVVNEELKPQEIQPPPQDQPQTQQQEAADIQLIINSALSMENGIILPSSELPWDQTENWQNLEDVTLDTTTQGAQVLQCDTPVGPCDGNSHTSFIPDSSPNSHVPSLQSWPGQYDFKISLPIGNKDRNKWCYSMLQNKVYLCPLIAVPIHVKLLQWFDASITITPVFKESRHRVEAVMPCFNCKNKVNSDVADHLVMVEGQECVYKQVNERYVVSVPLHPPPPGEVTSTLLVKLSCLQSCIGGPNRRPFCLVFTLHDSSGNVVGRQVLDLKCCRCPSRDMLNEDKAEQKRQRPSQPINDFHQLDRVQALKRSAAPVATTGEKKKRFNIKMEPGTENRYRSVTVPVEFVGKVKTYINSLIAEDYIRRNQPNILLFSEDEL; encoded by the exons ATGCGTCCAGCAACAAAGAGGTTCGGCAACAGTGGTGACGTCAGTCagtgtgtgttgatggaatCCAAAGGGAGGGTGGTTTTACAGCCAGTGTCAGGGAAAAAATACTTTCTTTACACTCCTGCTGCAAACCATCCTCCTACAGGAGGTGCTAATAAG GGTAACGACATGGCCGAAAATCAGCAGGAGTCCGAGCCTCTGCTGGACGATGATGATTATGAACTACTTCGCTGTGACTCCCTGTTGGCGCGAGTGGGCTCTAACAACTTTGCCTCGCTCCTTGATAACTCCACCCCTCCCATCGTTGTGAATGAGGAATTGAAACCCCAGGAGATCCAGCCACCACCTCAGGATCAGCCTCAGACTCAGCAGCAAGAGGCAGCTGATATCCAGCTTATCATTAACAGCGCCCTGTCAATGGAAAATGGCATCATACTTCCATCGAGTGAACTTCCTTGGGATCAAACTGAAAACTGGCAAAATCTAGAGGATGTTACA CTGGACACCACCACCCAAGGCGCTCAAGTTTTGCAGTGTGATACTCCTGTGGGTCCATGTGATGGCAATAGCCACACTTCTTTTATACCTGACAGCTCACCTAACAGCCATGTGCCTTCCCTCCAGAGCTGGCCTGGCCAGTATGACTTTAAGATATCTCTCCCAATtggaaataaagatagaaacaaG TGGTGCTATAGCATGCTGCAGAATAAGGTGTACCTGTGTCCCCTCATTGCTGTGCCAATACATGTGAAACTTCTGCAGTGGTTTGATGCATCCATCACAATCACCCCAGTCTTCAAGGAAAGTCGCCATCGTGTAGAGGCTGTGATGCCCTGCTTCAATTGCAAAAATAAAG TAAACAGTGATGTTGCTGACCACCTGGTCATGGTAGAAGGACAGGAATGTGTGTACAAGCAAGTCAATGAACGCTATGTGGTGTCGGTtcctctccaccctcctccacctGGAGAAGTAACCTCTACATTACTGGTGAAACTGTCATGCCTCCAGTCATGTATTGGGGGACCCAACAGGAGACCTTTTTGTCTTGTGTTTACCCTACACGACAG CTCTGGGAATGTCGTTGGGCGTCAGGTGCTGGATTTGAAGTGCTGCAGGTGCCCATCACGAGACATGCTGAATGAAGATAAGGCTGAACAAAAACGTCAGCGTCCTTCGCAGCCCATTAACGACTTTCATCAGCTGGATCGTGTTCAA GCACTCAAGAGATCAGCAGCACCTGTTGCAACAACTGGTGAAAAGAAGAAGCGTTTCAACATCAAGATGGAGCCTGGAACAGAAAACCGCTACAGATCTGTGACA gtTCCAGTGGAGTTTGTTGGCAAAGTGAAAACATACATTAACAGTCTCATTGCTGAGGACTATATCCGTCGAAACCAGCCCAACATTCTTCTGTTTTCTGAAGATGAGCTTTAA
- the LOC135103246 gene encoding LOW QUALITY PROTEIN: U3 small nucleolar RNA-associated protein 25 homolog (The sequence of the model RefSeq protein was modified relative to this genomic sequence to represent the inferred CDS: deleted 7 bases in 6 codons; substituted 1 base at 1 genomic stop codon) — protein sequence MRPCQICVLEKEKPGADCSWGHVEILLCNKSIFIEALVRGEGSDSTGGYLPILLTFSNLNLHKVEDTEDPQPHDDDGEGSSSEEEGGGDDVLSRLLATFNTQNGKAVDSDDDDDDDEGEEEEEEEEDSDEEDMQECSDVDDNESGESESEEKGIEEDKEENIDSRTQDEISGDEDSECHEDREEWPTLGRVKIEVPKVEMQASKPLLLAEKNEVDDPPAIERVCEIMYAFTSDPDRVIKCPTGLTNLQKELLGVLSNYSDLYYPEASHEHWEEVRTIYTLHAVNHVLKTRKKIMNHNAKIKSQKKKKSGATNDAHRDQGYTRPKVLILLPFKHSAYLVVEILVALMFKEAKAHVQNYSRFKEDYGPGEEEKEDKLSRPEDFVAVFKGDSNEDFKLGLKVTKKLSKGKHALYADFYQSDIILASPLGLRYIMGSTNRTDIQTDFLTSVEILILDQADIFMMQNWEHILVLMEAINKPPHDVHKLDTDLTRVRLWSLEGHASLHRQTVMFSSTTVDHHRALISKCSNFAGRLEIYLALEILTHASTTSQLSCCPGSGQSSVPTHWSNIPDYCDYVRLLRYLKEDGGTSIASINEYMVGQNSKIAQDSQPCFSRGKRHFLLYTDRFHFYRRYCIKGVRHIIFYDLPTYPHFFSEICNLMVVSCFQKXTRRTRKQHLGSTVTMLVQKSNLTRLIGILGTQRTTDILSSGKAIHTCVLGK from the exons ATGAGACCCTGTCAAATATGTGTTCTTGAGAAGGAAAAGCCTGGAGCTGATTGCTCTTGGGGGCATGTAGAAATACTTTTATGTAATAAAAGTATATTCATAGAGGCCTTGGTGCGTGGAGAGGGCTCTGACAGTACCGGAGGTTACCTGCCCATTTTATTGACGTTTTCAAACCTTAATTTACATAag GTGGAAGATACTGAGGATCCTCAGcctcatgatgatgatggtgaggggtCATCCAGtgaggaggaaggtggtgggGATGATGTACTGTCTAGACTACTGGCAACCTTCAACACCCAAAATGGAAAAGCTGtagacagtgatgatgatgatgatgatgatgagggggaggaggaggaggaggaggaggaagacagtgatGAAGAAGATATGCAGGAATGTAGTGATGTAGATGATAATGAAAGTGGTGAGTctgaaagtgaagagaagggaattgaagaagataaagaggaaaatattgacTCAAGAACCCAGGACGAGATTTCTGGTGATGAAGATTCCGAGTGTCATGAAGACAGAGAG GAATGGCCCACTTTAGGGAGAGTAAAAATTGAAGTACCAAAGGTTGAAATGCAAGCCTCAAAACCTCTTTTGTTGGCTGAGAAAAATGAAGTAGATGATCCACCTGCCATTG AAAGAGTTTGCGAGATAATGTATGCTTTTACCAGTGATCCTGATAGAGTCATAAAGTGTCCTACTGGTTTGACAAACTTGCAGAAAGAGTTGTTAGGTGTCCTCTCAAATTACTCAGACTTGTACTATCCAGAGGCCTCC CATGAACATTGGGAGGAA GTGAGAACTATTTATACTCTTCATGCTGTAAATCACGTTctcaaaacaaggaagaaaattatgaaccACAATGCCAAAATCAAATcccagaaaaagaagaaaagtggtgCCACTAATGATGCACATCGAGACCAAGGTTACACCAGGCCAAAAGttcttattttacttcctttcaAACACTCTGCCTACTT GGTGGTGGAAATATTAGTGGCACTGATGTTTAAGGAGGCAAAGGCACATGTACAAAACTATAGCCGTTTCAAAGAAGATTATGGCcctggagaagaggagaaggaagataaactcAGCCGACCAGAGGACTTTGTGGCTGTCTTT AAGGGTGACTCAAATGAAGATTTCAAGCTTGGCCTCAAGGTCACCAAAAAACTCTCTAAAGGTAAACATGCA cTTTATGCAGACTTCTATCAATCTGATATCATCCTGGCATCCCCCCTGGGACTGCGGTATATCATGGGCTCCACCAATCGCACTGATATTCAGACTGAC TTCCTCACATCAGTTGAGATCCTTATCCTCGATCAG GCAGATATTTTTATGATGCAAAACTGGGAACACATTCTTGTCTTGATGGAAGCAATCAATAAGCCCCCACATGATGTTCACAAACTCGACACTGACCTGACACGAGTGAGGTTGTGGTCCCTGGAGGGCcatgcttctctc caccgccagaCTGTCATGTTCTCTTCAACCACTGTAGACCACCACCGTGCCCTCATCAGCAAATGTTCCAACTTTGCTGGGAGATTGGAG ATATACCTGGCATTAGAGATCCTGACACACGCTTCCACCACTTCACAACTGAGCTGCTGCCCCGGCTCAGGGCAGAGCAGCGTTCCCACACACTGGTCTAACATTCCTGATTATTGTGACTATGTGAGATTACTGCGGTACCTGAAGGAGGACGGTGGTACCAGCATTGCTTCCATCAATGAATATATGGTTGGG caaAACAGCAAAATAGCCCAAGATTCGCAGCCTTGTTTTTCGAGGGGAAAGCGCCACTTTTTGCTTTACACAGACCGTTTTCATTTCTAC CGCCGATATTGCATCAAGGGTGTGCGGCACATCATATTCTATGATCTGCCAACCTACCCACACTTCTTTTCAGAGATCTGTAACTTGATGGTGGTAAGTTGTTTCCAGAAATA AACCCGCAGAACTCGGAAGCAGCATCTGGGCAGCACAGTGACAATGCTGGTGCAGAAATCCAACTTAACCCGCCTGATTGGAATCCTAGGCACCCAGCGCACCACAGATATCCTTTCCTCAGGGAAGGCCATCCATACCTGTGTTCTGGGAAAGTGA